Genomic window (Pseudomonas sp. MM211):
GCAATTCTTCACCCACGGCGCTGACCAGCAACTCGGTCAGTCTTGGGTTTGATTGATACAGCCAACGGCGGAAGGTCACGCCATTGGTCTTGTTGTTGATGCGCTCTGGATACAGGCGATGAAAATCGCTGAATACGCTCTTGCGCATCAGGTTGGTGTGCAACGCCGATACCCCGTTGATGCTGTGCGAGCCGAGAAATGCCAAGTTGCCCATACGCACACGGCGGCCATGCTCTTCATCGATCAGCGAGACGGAGCGCAGCAGGTCGAAATCGTGGATCTCCTTGGCCCGCAGTGAATCGATGTGATACGCGTTGATCAGGTAGATGATCTGCATATGCCGCGGCAGCAGCCGCTCCATCAGCGACACCGGCCAGGACTCCAACGCCTCGGGCAGCAACGTGTGGTTGGTGTAAGACAGCGTGGCGACGGTCAGCGCCCAGGCCTCGAACCATTCCAGGCGATACACGTCGACGAGCAGGCGCATCAGTTCGGCGACGGCAATCGCCGGGTGGGTGTCATTGAGCTGAATGGCGACACGATCAGGCAGCGAGTGGATATCGAGGTTCGTCTCCAGATGCCGCGCGATCAGATCCTGCAACGAAGCGGAAACGAAGAAGAATTCCTGACGCAGGCGTAGCTCCTGACCCGCTTCGGTGCTGTCGGCCGGATAGAGCACACGAGAAATACTTTCGGCCTTGACCACGTCGGCGACTGCGCCAAAGTGATCGCCAGCGTTGAAGCGCTCCAGCTTCAGGTTTTCCTCAGCGCGGGCGCGCCACAGGCGCAGCGTATTGACGCTGGAATGGCGCCAGCCGACCACCGGCGTATCGTAGGCGATAGCCCGAATCTGCTCGCTCGGCAACCACTCATGACGCGGCACTTCGCTGGACGCAGCCAGATCGGCCACGCTGCCACCAAAACCGATGCGGTAGCTGACCTCTGGACGTTCGAACTCCCAAGGGTTGCCGAAATCCAGCCAGGTTTCGGTGTGTTCCTGCTGCCAGCCGTCGACCACCACTTGGCGGAATAGGCCGTGCTCATAGCGAATGCCGTAACCATGGGCGGCGATATTCAGCGACGCCATGCTTTCCATGAAGCAGGCGGCCAGGCGGCCCAGGCCACCGTTACCCAACGCTGCATCAGGCTCCATGTCGCGAATCTGCTCGAAATCCACACCCAGCTGCGAAAGCGCCTCGCGAGCAGTATCTAGCAGGCCGAGGTTGCTCAGGTTATCGACCAACAGGCGACCGATCAGGAACTCCAGCGAGAGGTAATAAACCCGCTTCTGCTCTTGCCGGTCGACCTGTAGCGAGGCGTCTTCCCAGTGATCGACCAGATGATCGCGGGCGGCCAGGGCGACGGCTTCGAACCAGTCGTGATCAAAGGCATTACCCGGATCCTTGCCGACCGCGTACCTGAGCTTGGCCAGGATCAGTTGTTTGAAAGTTTCGACGTTGTCTGTTGCTTTCGCTGCTTCCTCGGCCATCACAGGTTCACTCCCTGAATCAGTTATAGACGTGACCGTTGTGGCCCTCGTCGGCACCGCTATTGGCGGCGAACAGCATGGATTCGGCGGTGGGTGCGTTCTTCAGGCCTTCGTAGGTGATGCCACCAGCGCGTGCCTGCAGGAAGGCTTTCTTGGCTTCCCACAGCGCTTCTTCGCGAATGCCGTCGAGCAGGTCGTGGCCGGTCAGGGTCAGGCCATTGGCGATAGCGACGGGCGCACCGTTCCACGGGTGATGCTGGGAACACTCGATGAGATTGGCCTGGCACATCAAATGAATATGGTAGCTGACGGCTTCAGCGGAGTGCTGGCCGACATCCTGCGGGTAGAAATGATGCCCGGTTTCCAGTGCCTCGATCTGCAGCAGCAGCTCACGGATCAGTTCCCAATCTCGTTTCATCGTCGCTCTCCTCATGAAATTGTCAGTGGCTGTCAGGCGCATTCCAGAGCCTGGGGGCGCCCTGCCCCAAAAGTACTTAGCAATGAGTACGCCACGCGCGACAGAGTTCAATCCGTAGAGCCATTTGCCGACGACCATTCATCTATCGTCATGAACTCGCCCCGCTCACTGCCATTCACAACGCTACTGGCCGCGTGCCGGTCTCTGATCCATGAAGCTCGAGGAGACTCCCATGCCAAGCGGAAGCAAAGACAAGTACACCGTAGCTCAGAAACGCAAGGCTGCAGCGATCGAAGCCAGTTATCAGGAACGCGGCGTGCCCACGGACGAAGCTCGCGCGCGCGCCTGGGCGACCGTGAACAAGCAGTCCGGTGGTGGTGAACGGGTCGGCGGCTCCGGGCGCAGCACCAGCCCCCGAGCGAAAGCCGAGGCCCGCCAGGACTCAGCCCGCCAGGCAGCCTCGACACGCCGCGGCGAAGTACGCCCCGACCGGCCGCTGGAGAGCCGGAGCAAGCAGGAGCTGCTGCACCTGGCCCGCGCCCGGCAGATAACCGGCCGCTCGAGCATGCGCAAGGCCGAACTGGTCAGCGCCCTGAAGAAAGCATCTTGATAAGCAGCCCCATGAACGGAGTAGCGGCATGACTGAGCAGACCAAGCACGACAGCGCGATCAACCTGGCGCCCATGGAGCGGGTGATTTCCATTGCCGGCGGGGTGATGCTGATTCGCAAGGGGTTGGCCGTGCGCGGCGTATTCGGCCTGGTGGACATCGCGGCAGGCGCGCTGGGCCTGTTTCGCGGAGTGACCGGCATCTGCCCGGCGAAGCGGCGCATGGCCGCCGCAAGAAAACCTGCAGGCACCGTGAAACGGCTACCCGCGCCACAACGCCTGCTCGGCTAACGTTGAGCCTGCCGGATGTGCCGAGGGGCACATCCGCTTCATTCAACGCAGGTCGTTCAGCGGTAGGAACAGATCATCGCCAGAAACTGGTTTTCCGTGCTGGTGCCGTGGGGCGCGGCTTCGTCCCAGAGCAGCAGTTCGCCATTGTAATAAGCGAAATACAGCGCGCCCTGCTGCTCGTCGCGGCTGGCGAATCCGCATACGGCGAGATCATCGCCAGCCGCGCTTGCAGCGGTGCCGAACAACGATTCGAAGCTGATGCCGCGCGGGTCGATGGCGGTGAACAGGCTGGCCTTGGCCGCCTCAACGTCGGCATCGGAGGGAGTCACCATTACGCGCGTCGGGTTGATCTTGCCTGCGACAGGTACTTGAGGCACGGGCGGCCTGGTGTGGCTGCAACCCGCCAGTATCAGTGCAGCGGCAAGGCCGGCCAGCAAGATTTTCATACGTTCACTCCGGTAAAATCCGATCAGGACTGCCGAGCACTCTTGCACCATGTTTGCACAAAGGTGGCCAGCGACTCGGCATTGTATGCCGGATACAAGCCAGCTCGTCTGCGCCGGGTCACGCAAACAACTAGTATCGGTGCGGTTGGCGCGATAAATTGCGCCATCCGCCCTGCCCCCCGACTCCGGAGCCTCCATGACCACCGACGACACCTGCGCCGATCTGCTGCTCGACAATCAGGTGTGCTTCGCCCTGCATTCGACCTCACTGGCGATGACCAAGGTCTACAAGCCGCTGCTCAAGAAGCTCGGGCTGACCTACCCGCAGTACCTGGCCATGCTGGTGCTGTGGGAGCGTGACGGCATCACCGTGGGCGAGATCAGTGCTCGCCTGCTGACCGACCCGGGGTCGCTCACGCCATTGCTCAAGCGCCTGGAAGCCGAGGGGCTGATCACCCGGACGCGCAGCAGCAGTGACGAGCGTGTGGTGCATCTGCAGCTCACCGACAAGGGCCGGGCCCTGCATGCCGAGGCTCGGCAGATTCCCGGCTGCATCATCAACGCCAGCGCACAGACCGCCAAACGCCTGGCCAGCCTGACCGCCGAACTCACCGCACTGCGCAAGCAGTTGCAGGAAAGTCTCTGACCCCAGCGCCTCGGTTGCCTGGCTGCGTGGCAGGTCTACACTCAGCTTCGTCTACTGGCCACGGATTCGGGCTCTAGAGCCCGATACGGTGAGCCACAAAAAATATCTTGCGCACCAACTAAATCAGGAATAGAGTCCATCTCAAGCAAATAACTTGCGCACAAATGTTTACCACGCAAATCAAAACTACGAACTGAGGACTTCCATCATGTCTATCGAAACCGTTGCCTACCGCGCCTACGCTGAAGCCACTGGCGGTCGTGAAGGCCGTGCCATTTCCTCCGACGGCGTGCTCGATGTCGCACTCACCACACCGAAGGAGCTGGGCGGCGCTGGCGGCCAGGGCACCAACCCGGAGCAGCTGTTCGCGGCTGGCTACTCGGCCTGCTTCCTGGGTGCGATCAAATTCGTGGGTGCCCGTGACAAGCACAAGGTCTCGCCGGACAGCTGGATCGAAGGCATCGTCGGTATCGGCGCAGTGCCTACCGGTTTCGCCATCGAGGTGGA
Coding sequences:
- a CDS encoding MarR family winged helix-turn-helix transcriptional regulator, with the protein product MTTDDTCADLLLDNQVCFALHSTSLAMTKVYKPLLKKLGLTYPQYLAMLVLWERDGITVGEISARLLTDPGSLTPLLKRLEAEGLITRTRSSSDERVVHLQLTDKGRALHAEARQIPGCIINASAQTAKRLASLTAELTALRKQLQESL
- a CDS encoding Rho termination factor N-terminal domain-containing protein, which encodes MPSGSKDKYTVAQKRKAAAIEASYQERGVPTDEARARAWATVNKQSGGGERVGGSGRSTSPRAKAEARQDSARQAASTRRGEVRPDRPLESRSKQELLHLARARQITGRSSMRKAELVSALKKAS
- a CDS encoding YgaP-like transmembrane domain, with amino-acid sequence MTEQTKHDSAINLAPMERVISIAGGVMLIRKGLAVRGVFGLVDIAAGALGLFRGVTGICPAKRRMAAARKPAGTVKRLPAPQRLLG
- a CDS encoding DUF2513 domain-containing protein; translated protein: MKRDWELIRELLLQIEALETGHHFYPQDVGQHSAEAVSYHIHLMCQANLIECSQHHPWNGAPVAIANGLTLTGHDLLDGIREEALWEAKKAFLQARAGGITYEGLKNAPTAESMLFAANSGADEGHNGHVYN
- a CDS encoding glycogen/starch/alpha-glucan phosphorylase; this encodes MAEEAAKATDNVETFKQLILAKLRYAVGKDPGNAFDHDWFEAVALAARDHLVDHWEDASLQVDRQEQKRVYYLSLEFLIGRLLVDNLSNLGLLDTAREALSQLGVDFEQIRDMEPDAALGNGGLGRLAACFMESMASLNIAAHGYGIRYEHGLFRQVVVDGWQQEHTETWLDFGNPWEFERPEVSYRIGFGGSVADLAASSEVPRHEWLPSEQIRAIAYDTPVVGWRHSSVNTLRLWRARAEENLKLERFNAGDHFGAVADVVKAESISRVLYPADSTEAGQELRLRQEFFFVSASLQDLIARHLETNLDIHSLPDRVAIQLNDTHPAIAVAELMRLLVDVYRLEWFEAWALTVATLSYTNHTLLPEALESWPVSLMERLLPRHMQIIYLINAYHIDSLRAKEIHDFDLLRSVSLIDEEHGRRVRMGNLAFLGSHSINGVSALHTNLMRKSVFSDFHRLYPERINNKTNGVTFRRWLYQSNPRLTELLVSAVGEELLDTPESTLKKLEPFASKASFRKQFAAQRQHAKLELAELVRERMGISLNTQAIFDVQVKRIHEYKRQLLNLLHTVALYQAMRNDPATDWAPRVKIFAGKAAASYHQAKLIIKLANDISRTINVDPTLRGMLKVVFIPNYNVSLAEVIIPAADLSEQISTAGLEASGTSNMKFALNGALTIGTLDGANVEMSEQIGRENMFIFGMTAQQVAARSRRDLSMSAEVAASERLAGALEAIRSGVFSPDDPGRYTGLIDGLLAHDRFLVCADFQAYWDAQRKVDMLWRTPDRWWQAAVLNTARTGWFSSDRTIREYAKDIWKVAGIGD
- a CDS encoding organic hydroperoxide resistance protein translates to MSIETVAYRAYAEATGGREGRAISSDGVLDVALTTPKELGGAGGQGTNPEQLFAAGYSACFLGAIKFVGARDKHKVSPDSWIEGIVGIGAVPTGFAIEVELKITLPGLDREEAKALIDKAHIVCPYSNATQGNIDVTLTLVE